Proteins encoded in a region of the Melospiza georgiana isolate bMelGeo1 chromosome 2, bMelGeo1.pri, whole genome shotgun sequence genome:
- the TMEM45A gene encoding transmembrane protein 45A, with amino-acid sequence MGNFKGHALPGSFFLLFGLWWSVKYPLKYACRKNKNVCYLGSRAGFQRLEFVEGIIKAVFALIGMVAEQFVPDGPHLKLYNYEKKHWDHLMNWQHATMYLFYGISGLVDIVAHGTNTLPAAMDRMMLSIAVFIEGFLFCYHLHGRAMLDVHVHQLLLFAIFGAAACIFLEVFFRGSIVLEMLRTSLCILQGSWFWQIGFVLYPPNGSPEWNQTDHTNMMFLTMCYCWHYAFAFLILAVNYTIVSWAVHSKVKQSQSMEMGLLKTSERDHESEEEI; translated from the exons ATGGGCAATTTCAAAGGGCATGCCCTCCCTGGaagctttttccttctttttggcCTGTGGTGGTCAGTGAAGTACCCACTGAAGTACGCCTGCAGAAAGAACAAGAACGTTTGCTACCTTGGTTCCAGGGCAGGATTCCAGCGCCTGGAGTTTGTGGAGGGCATCATCAAAGCTGTCTTTGCCCTCATTG GGATGGTGGCTGAGCAGTTTGTTCCTGATGGACCTCATCTGAAGCTCTACAACTACGAGAAGAAGCACTGGGACCACTTGATGAACTGGCAGCATGCCACCATGTACCTCTTCTATGGCATTTCAGGGCTGGTGGACATCGTGGCTCACGGCACCAACACGCTGCCAGCAGCCATGGACAGGATGATGCTGTCCATAGCAGTCTTCATTGAAG GTTTTCTCTTCTGCTACCATCTTCATGGGAGAGCCATGCTGGATGTCCATGTTCATCAGTTACTGCTATTTGCTATctttggagctgctgcctgcataTTTTTGGAAGTGTTTTTCCGTGGCAGTATCGTGCTAGAGATGCTCCGTACAAGCCTCTGCATATTGCAGGGCAGCTGGTTCTGGCAG atTGGCTTTGTGCTTTACCCTCCAAATGGAAGCCCAGAGTGGAATCAGACAGATCACACTAACATGATGTTCCTAACCATGTGCTATTGCTGGCattatgcttttgcttttcttataCTTGCAGTCAATTACACAATTGTCAGCTG GGCGGTCCATTCGAAGGTCAAGCAGTCCCAGTCCATGGAAATGGGTTTACTGAAAACATCTGAACGAGATCATGAGTCAGAAGAAGAAATTTAG